A window of the Triplophysa rosa linkage group LG23, Trosa_1v2, whole genome shotgun sequence genome harbors these coding sequences:
- the anks3 gene encoding ankyrin repeat and SAM domain-containing protein 3, with protein sequence MSELSDDTSSESDPLGSSLSVWLADGGDALIGPEELNVPLDLHTACSIGQYDVVAQCIRRGDVDLDGKNIGGWTSLMYAAYIGHDNIVNLLLETGVSVNVTTSKGLTPLMLAASCGNESIAYFLLQQGAQLECKDVRGWTALLHSTATGHQQMVKFLLDNNANANVKEPISGFTPLMEAAASGHEIIVQYLLNHGVRTEDRNSEGETARALAMMYGHSKVASLIDMHVMRVKSALYEELSSSEEESSTPRVRSVRNRTRGPSIHDGPQAIARFRVGSKHEVPVTPPGYVTFCDVSDQSGGICNRDVTSPINELDGQSNSSRDEVFFDNDMPTMRSSSSSSEGLSNLLGLSREASLESNEDSDQAKRSCVRRTNKLQHSKSRSSYGNSGSVAQCSSAYCEEPSTTSGHHPSYTGPKDLSEFLEQIGFSKYLPLLKEQDIDLRIFLTLTENDLKEVGITLFGPKRKMTSAIARWHSNARPPSDALEQAYADQLEAEMQEMAIQLHKRCVEVESLQAQVSQEKELRAVMEGCLMEEKMVWKNVQAELQENAKHVQTLNGKLHALCNTQLTQVIREDEHSVAKGDGVMCAQLLSKMDSYIGELADSLKEIFQNLKSLSSPEKNSHNWEES encoded by the exons ATGTCGGAACTGAGCGACGACACCAGCAGTGAATCGGATCCGTTAGGATCGAGTCTGTCTGTGTGGCTGGCGGACGGTGGTGACGCTCTGATCGGCCCGGAGGAACTGAACGTGCCACTGGATCTTCACACCGCTTGCTCTATAGGGCAATATGATGTAGTGGCTCAATGTATCCGCAG gGGTGATGTGGATTTAGATGGAAAGAACATAGGTGGTTGGACTTCTCTGATGTATGCCGCATACATCGGTCATGATAACATTGTTAACCTGCTGCTGGAGACGGGCGTCAGCGTCAACGTCACCACATCTAAAGGCCTGACGCCTCTAATGCTCGCCGCCAGCTGTGGCAACGAGAGCATTGCTTATTTTCTACTGCAG CAAGGAGCACAACTGGAATGTAAGGATGTGCGTGGATGGACAGCTCTTCTGCACAGTACAGCTACTGGACATCAGCAAATGGTCAAATTCTTATTAGACAACAATGCCAACGCAAACGTCAA GGAACCAATTTCAGGATTTACACCTCTCATGGAAGCTGCGGCATCGGGCCATGAAATCATCGTTCAGTACCTGCTCAACCAT GGTGTAAGGACTGAGGACAGAAACAGTGAAGGAGAGACAGCTCGAGCTCTGGCTATGATGTATGGACACAGTAAAGTCGCCAGCCTCATTGACATGCATGTGATGAGAGTCAAATCAG CTTTGTACGAGGAGTTGAGCTCCTCTGAAGAGGAAAGTTCGACCCCCAGGGTCCGTTCTGTTCGCAATCGAACGAGGGGTCCCAGTATTCATGACGGTCCGCAAGCTATAGCGCGCTTCAGAGTCGGCTCAAAGCACG AGGTTCCGGTGACTCCACCTGGCTATGTGACGTTCTGTGATGTCAGCGATCAGAGTGGGGGAATCTGCAACCGTGATGTCACTTCCCCTATTAATGAACTCGACGGCCAGAGCAACAGCAGCAGAG ATGAGGTGTTTTTTGATAATGACATGCCCACCATGAGGAGCAGTAGCAGCAGCAGTGAGGGTTTATCGAATCTTCTCGGGCTCAGCAGAGAGGCGTCGCTGGAAAGCAATGAG GACTCAGATCAAGCCAAGAGGAGTTGTGTCCGCAGAACAAACAAACTACAGCATTCCAAGAGCAGGAGTTCATACGGCAACAGCGGTTCTGTGGCCCAATGCAGCTCAGCTTACTGTGAAGAACCATCAACAACTTCTGGACACCATCCCTCATACACTGGACCTAAG gaTCTTTCAGAATTCCTGGAGCAGATCGGATTCAGCAAATATCTCCCCCTGCTGAAGGAGCAGGACATAGACCTGAGAATCTTCCTGACTCTTACAGAGAACGACCTGAAGGAAGTGGGAATCAC TCTGTTTGGTCCTAAGAGGAAGATGACATCAGCAATAGCCCGTTGGCACAGTAACGCACGGCCGCCCAGTGATGCTTTAGAGCAGGCGTATGCGGACCAGCTGGAGGCAGAGATGCAGGAGATGGCCATTCAGCTTCACAAG CGTTGTGTTGAGGTGGAATCTCTACAAGCTCAGGTGTCTCAGGAGAAGGAGTTACGTGCCGTGATGGAGGGATGTCTGATGGAGGAGAAAATGGTGTGGAAGAACGTTCAGGCAGAACTTCAGGAGAACGCAAAACATGTTCAGACGCTAAATGGAAAACTACACGCTCTATGCAACACTCAACTCACGCAGGTCATCCGGGAGGATGAACACTCCGTGGCTAAAG GTGATGGGGTCATGTGTGCTCAGCTGCTCTCTAAGATGGATTCATATATCGGAGAGCTCG CGGACAGTCTGAAGGAAATCTTTCAGAATCTGAAGAGTTTGAGTTCACCAGAGAAAAACTCACACAACTGGGAGGAATCCTAG